One region of Glutamicibacter sp. B1 genomic DNA includes:
- the coaBC gene encoding bifunctional phosphopantothenoylcysteine decarboxylase/phosphopantothenate--cysteine ligase CoaBC, with the protein MKRIVLGVSAGIAAYKSVLLLRLLREAGHHVDVIPTSNVENFVGNATWEALSGNPVTSSVFDAVENVNHVRLGQQADLVLVVPATADILAKATAGIADDLLTGTLLATRAPVVMAPAMHTEMWQHPATQSNVLTLRERGVRIIKPATGRLTGKDTGPGRLPEPEEIFASVQDLLSDPILAGTSVVITAGGTREPLDPVRFLGNRSSGRQGVALAQAALAAGADVTLIATHLEVQVPHGVHLVHASSALELREAVFEHAPGKDVLIMNAAVADFRPAKIENSKIKKRDEHSAPVIELVRNPDILAEVVQARSENSQLPEFIVGFAAETGDDQGTVLDYGRAKLQRKGCEMLVVNEVGANLTFGQETNTIQVLFADGSEAVPAAGSKLEVARVVIEQISHATKGHKRDIS; encoded by the coding sequence GTGAAGCGAATCGTTTTAGGCGTCTCGGCTGGAATTGCCGCTTACAAGTCCGTTCTCCTGCTGCGTTTACTGCGTGAAGCCGGGCATCATGTCGACGTGATCCCCACCAGCAACGTAGAAAACTTTGTGGGAAATGCCACGTGGGAAGCTTTATCCGGCAATCCTGTCACTTCAAGTGTCTTCGACGCGGTCGAAAACGTGAATCACGTTCGCCTCGGTCAGCAAGCTGATCTAGTGCTCGTGGTGCCAGCTACCGCCGACATTTTGGCCAAAGCTACGGCCGGGATCGCCGACGACCTGCTCACCGGCACACTATTAGCCACTCGGGCACCGGTAGTGATGGCTCCGGCGATGCACACCGAAATGTGGCAGCATCCCGCGACCCAAAGTAACGTGCTGACCCTGCGCGAACGCGGTGTGCGGATCATCAAACCGGCTACAGGGCGTTTGACGGGCAAAGACACCGGTCCGGGTCGCTTGCCGGAACCCGAAGAAATCTTCGCCTCAGTTCAAGACCTGCTCAGCGATCCAATTCTTGCCGGCACCTCGGTGGTGATTACCGCTGGTGGCACGCGTGAGCCGCTAGATCCGGTGCGTTTCTTGGGCAACCGTTCCTCGGGCCGCCAGGGCGTTGCGCTGGCACAAGCGGCACTAGCTGCTGGCGCCGATGTCACGCTGATCGCCACGCATCTAGAAGTTCAGGTACCGCACGGTGTCCACCTCGTGCACGCCTCAAGCGCCCTAGAGCTTCGGGAGGCCGTCTTTGAGCATGCACCGGGCAAAGATGTTTTGATCATGAACGCTGCGGTCGCAGATTTCCGCCCAGCAAAGATCGAAAACTCAAAAATCAAAAAGCGCGACGAGCACTCTGCCCCGGTCATTGAACTGGTGCGTAACCCCGATATTTTGGCCGAGGTCGTCCAAGCGCGCAGCGAGAATTCGCAACTGCCAGAGTTCATCGTTGGTTTTGCTGCGGAGACCGGCGACGATCAGGGCACCGTATTGGACTATGGTCGAGCGAAGTTGCAGCGCAAGGGTTGCGAGATGCTCGTGGTCAATGAGGTGGGCGCGAACCTGACCTTCGGTCAAGAAACCAACACCATTCAGGTGCTCTTTGCCGATGGCTCCGAAGCGGTGCCAGCAGCCGGAAGCAAATTAGAGGTGGCGCGCGTCGTCATCGAACAGATTTCCCACGCAACAAAAGGACACAAGCGCGACATCTCGTGA
- the rpoZ gene encoding DNA-directed RNA polymerase subunit omega, protein MSNLEGIINPSIDSLLETNDSKYAIVLNSAKRARQINAYYAQLNEGLFEYVGPLVETKLNEKPLTIALRELDESLLKVTPAEVIED, encoded by the coding sequence GTGTCCAACCTAGAGGGAATCATCAACCCATCGATCGACTCGTTGCTTGAGACGAACGACTCGAAGTACGCAATCGTACTAAACTCGGCGAAGCGTGCACGCCAGATCAACGCTTACTACGCTCAGCTCAACGAAGGCCTTTTTGAATATGTTGGCCCACTGGTTGAGACCAAGCTCAACGAAAAGCCACTGACCATCGCCTTGCGCGAACTGGATGAGAGCCTGCTCAAGGTCACTCCAGCCGAGGTCATCGAGGACTAA
- the gmk gene encoding guanylate kinase, with amino-acid sequence MTAASVTVLAGPTAVGKGTVSTYIRDNYPDVWLSVSATTRNARPGEQDGVHYFFVGPDRFHELVEEGQMLEWAVVHGQNSYGTIRSTVEDAVAEGKKVLLEIDLQGARQVKESMPEAKFVFLAPPSWDELVRRLVGRGTESPEEQQRRLETAKLELAAESEFDVTIVNDDVARAAEELVALMGLKND; translated from the coding sequence ATGACCGCTGCGTCGGTAACTGTTCTAGCCGGCCCCACGGCCGTAGGTAAGGGCACCGTCTCTACCTACATCCGTGACAACTATCCAGATGTCTGGCTCTCGGTGTCGGCAACGACCCGTAATGCGCGACCAGGGGAGCAGGATGGAGTCCACTACTTTTTTGTGGGCCCAGATCGTTTCCATGAACTAGTCGAGGAAGGCCAGATGCTGGAGTGGGCTGTAGTCCACGGCCAGAACAGCTACGGCACGATTCGTTCAACGGTCGAGGATGCTGTAGCAGAGGGTAAAAAGGTTCTGCTCGAGATTGACTTGCAGGGTGCCCGCCAGGTCAAAGAATCGATGCCGGAAGCAAAATTTGTCTTCTTGGCGCCTCCCTCGTGGGATGAATTGGTGCGCCGCCTTGTGGGGCGCGGCACTGAATCGCCCGAGGAACAGCAGCGCCGCCTAGAAACCGCTAAACTAGAACTTGCGGCGGAATCAGAATTCGACGTGACCATCGTTAATGACGATGTGGCACGTGCCGCCGAAGAGCTTGTAGCCCTCATGGGGCTAAAGAACGACTAA
- the mihF gene encoding integration host factor, actinobacterial type, with product MVLRELSDEDRIRARAKALAARTRRAEIKAEFSAGKISITEVLDLVYEDEAVGRMRVMDLLESVPGVGEVRAANLLERLGISPSRRLRGLGRKQRTAITEHFKQSPPKTKV from the coding sequence ATGGTACTGCGAGAACTCTCTGACGAAGATCGTATCCGGGCCCGCGCCAAAGCCCTTGCTGCACGCACGCGCCGTGCAGAAATCAAGGCCGAGTTCAGCGCCGGCAAAATTTCCATCACCGAGGTACTAGACTTGGTATACGAAGATGAAGCCGTGGGACGCATGCGTGTCATGGACCTTCTGGAATCGGTGCCGGGCGTAGGCGAAGTACGCGCGGCAAACTTGCTGGAGCGCCTTGGCATCTCACCGTCCCGCCGTCTACGTGGACTGGGCCGTAAGCAGCGCACCGCAATCACCGAACACTTCAAGCAAAGCCCGCCAAAAACGAAAGTGTAG
- the pyrF gene encoding orotidine-5'-phosphate decarboxylase encodes MPKPTPFGDRLRSAMQASGPLCVGIDPHPALLEAWGLDDTAEGVRSFSLRVVEAMGGVAAIVKPQVALYERFGSAGFAALEETLDAAKSAGLLTLADAKRGDIGSTMAAYASAWLDDSSPLASDAVTLSPYLGYESLRPALDLASATGRGVFVLGLTSNPEGPSVQHVGGQNSVAKSIIDQVTKDNAAAEDLGHVGLVVGATIGDAPEKLGIDLTASKAPLLTPGLGAQGATAQDIAKSFASSYAQVLGTSSRDILKEGPTVAALREKALRVRDELLAAG; translated from the coding sequence ATGCCTAAGCCGACCCCATTTGGTGACCGGCTACGTTCAGCCATGCAGGCTTCGGGCCCGCTGTGTGTGGGAATTGACCCGCATCCGGCGTTGCTCGAAGCCTGGGGGCTGGACGACACGGCCGAAGGTGTGCGATCTTTCTCACTGCGCGTTGTTGAGGCGATGGGCGGGGTAGCAGCAATTGTGAAGCCACAGGTTGCGCTGTACGAACGATTCGGTTCGGCAGGATTCGCGGCCCTGGAAGAAACTTTGGATGCCGCTAAATCCGCTGGCCTGCTTACCTTAGCTGATGCGAAGCGCGGAGATATTGGTTCGACCATGGCTGCCTATGCCAGCGCCTGGCTCGATGACAGCTCTCCGCTGGCATCGGATGCGGTGACACTGAGCCCATACTTGGGTTATGAGTCCTTGCGACCAGCTTTGGATTTGGCCTCAGCGACCGGCAGGGGAGTGTTCGTCCTCGGTCTAACCTCCAACCCAGAAGGGCCCTCAGTGCAGCATGTTGGTGGTCAAAACTCGGTTGCTAAATCAATTATTGACCAAGTCACCAAGGATAATGCTGCTGCAGAAGATTTAGGCCACGTAGGTCTAGTGGTTGGTGCGACCATTGGGGACGCTCCCGAAAAATTAGGTATCGACCTCACTGCTAGCAAGGCCCCACTGCTGACCCCGGGACTTGGCGCGCAAGGGGCCACGGCACAAGATATTGCCAAGTCCTTCGCCTCCAGCTACGCACAGGTCCTAGGCACCAGCAGCCGTGACATTCTCAAAGAGGGGCCAACAGTAGCCGCTCTTCGTGAGAAAGCGCTGAGGGTACGCGATGAATTGCTGGCCGCCGGCTAG
- the carB gene encoding carbamoyl-phosphate synthase large subunit: MPKRTDLKSVLVIGSGPIVIGQAAEFDYSGTQALRVLKEEGLRVVLVNSNPATIMTDPEFADATYVEPITPEVVEKIIAKERPDAILPTLGGQTALNTAIALDKSGALEKYNVELIGANIEAIELGEDREKFKGVVERCGAESARSVIVHTLDEAFAAVEELNYPVVVRPSFTMGGLGSGMAYNPEDLRRIAGAGLQYSPTTEVLLEESILGWKEYELEMMRDKNDNVVVVCSIENFDPVGVHTGDSITVAPAMTLTDREYQKLRDISIAVIREVGVDTGGCNIQFAIDPATGRVVVIEMNPRVSRSSALASKATGFAIAKIATKLAVGYTLDEIPNDITQKTPASFEPALDYVVVKVPRFAFEKFPAADKTLTTTMKSVGEAMALGRNFTEALQKALRSLEQKGSELSFETIDESEHEAVLASIVKGSTERLSLVQRLLYSGVSIERIFEATAIDPWYLDQLALINETAQLVAANKDLPEEVLREAKHHGFSDAQLAQLTGKSEAVVRGIRHALGVRPVYKTVDTCAAEFEAFTPYMYSSYDEESELATHEKKSVIILGSGPNRIGQGIEFDYSCVHAVMALRAEGYETVMVNCNPETVSTDYDISDRLYFEPLTLEDVLEVIHAEEQTGGVLGVFVQLGGQTPLKLAAELKAAGVPILGTSPEAIDLAEHRGAFQRVLDDAGLIAPKNGTAVSFADAKSIADSIGYPVLVRPSYVLGGRGMEIVYDEANLERYIANATEITVDHPVLVDRFLEDAIEIDVDALYDGTDLYVGGIMEHIEEAGIHSGDSACTLPPITLGPDVRDRVKAATLAIAEGVGVRGLINIQFALASDILYVIEANPRASRTVPFTSKATGVQLSKIAALIGVGKTLAELRGNYLPAVGDGAHLPDSAPIAVKEAVMPFARFRTPQGKVVDSLLGPEMRSTGEVMGIDKYFDTAFAKSQAAANNPLPTSGKVFVSVTNRDKRSIVLPVKHLSDNGFEIISTGGTAEVLRRNGIPTQVVGKLHEGGDSIVDLINAGEIGLILNTPSGSDARGDGYEIRAAATSVGTPVITTVAEFGASVQAIDALREYAWDVTSLQKHEANLSAARNA, encoded by the coding sequence ATGCCTAAGCGCACCGACCTGAAATCAGTTCTCGTCATCGGTTCGGGCCCGATCGTTATCGGACAGGCCGCTGAATTCGACTACTCTGGCACCCAGGCACTACGCGTGCTCAAAGAAGAGGGCCTGCGAGTTGTTCTGGTGAACTCCAACCCGGCCACCATCATGACCGACCCGGAATTCGCCGATGCCACCTACGTGGAGCCGATCACCCCCGAGGTCGTTGAGAAAATCATCGCCAAGGAACGCCCGGATGCGATCCTGCCAACCCTGGGCGGCCAGACCGCACTGAACACCGCCATCGCGCTGGATAAGTCCGGCGCCTTGGAGAAGTACAACGTCGAGCTGATCGGCGCGAACATCGAAGCCATCGAGCTGGGCGAAGACCGCGAGAAGTTCAAGGGCGTCGTCGAGCGCTGCGGCGCCGAATCGGCCCGCTCGGTCATCGTGCACACCCTGGACGAAGCCTTCGCCGCCGTCGAGGAGCTGAACTACCCGGTCGTAGTCCGCCCATCGTTCACCATGGGTGGCCTGGGCTCGGGCATGGCCTACAACCCAGAGGACCTGCGCCGCATCGCCGGCGCCGGCCTGCAGTACTCGCCAACCACCGAGGTGCTCCTGGAGGAGTCGATCCTGGGTTGGAAGGAGTACGAGCTGGAGATGATGCGCGACAAGAACGACAACGTCGTGGTCGTCTGCTCCATCGAAAACTTCGACCCGGTCGGCGTGCACACCGGCGACTCGATCACCGTGGCCCCAGCCATGACCCTGACCGACCGCGAATACCAGAAGCTGCGCGACATTTCCATCGCCGTGATCCGCGAAGTCGGCGTTGACACCGGCGGCTGCAACATCCAGTTCGCCATCGACCCGGCCACCGGCCGCGTGGTCGTCATCGAGATGAACCCCCGCGTTTCCCGCTCTTCCGCGCTGGCCTCCAAGGCCACCGGCTTCGCGATCGCCAAGATCGCCACCAAGCTGGCCGTGGGCTACACCCTGGACGAGATCCCGAACGACATCACCCAGAAGACCCCGGCATCCTTCGAACCAGCCCTGGACTACGTCGTCGTCAAGGTGCCACGCTTTGCCTTCGAGAAGTTCCCGGCCGCCGACAAGACGCTGACCACCACCATGAAGTCGGTGGGCGAAGCCATGGCCCTGGGCCGTAACTTCACCGAAGCTTTGCAGAAAGCCCTGCGCTCACTGGAGCAGAAGGGTTCGGAGCTATCCTTCGAAACTATTGACGAATCCGAGCACGAGGCCGTCCTCGCCTCGATCGTGAAGGGCTCCACCGAGCGCCTGTCCCTGGTTCAGCGCCTGCTCTACTCGGGTGTTTCGATCGAGCGTATCTTCGAGGCGACCGCCATCGATCCTTGGTACCTGGATCAGCTGGCCCTGATCAACGAGACCGCACAACTGGTCGCCGCCAACAAGGACCTGCCTGAAGAGGTGTTGCGCGAAGCCAAGCACCACGGCTTCTCCGACGCGCAGCTGGCCCAGCTGACCGGCAAGTCCGAGGCCGTAGTTCGCGGGATCCGCCACGCACTGGGTGTGCGCCCGGTCTACAAGACCGTGGACACCTGTGCCGCCGAGTTCGAGGCCTTCACCCCGTACATGTACTCCTCGTACGATGAAGAGTCCGAACTGGCCACCCACGAGAAGAAGTCCGTGATCATCCTCGGTTCCGGTCCAAACCGTATCGGCCAGGGCATCGAGTTCGACTACTCCTGCGTGCACGCGGTCATGGCACTGCGCGCCGAAGGCTACGAGACCGTGATGGTCAACTGCAACCCGGAAACCGTGTCCACCGACTACGACATTTCCGATCGACTCTACTTCGAGCCGCTGACCCTGGAAGATGTTCTGGAAGTCATTCACGCCGAAGAGCAGACCGGCGGAGTGCTCGGTGTGTTCGTGCAGCTCGGTGGTCAGACCCCGCTGAAGCTCGCCGCCGAACTCAAGGCCGCCGGCGTGCCGATCCTGGGTACCTCCCCAGAGGCCATCGACCTGGCCGAACACCGTGGCGCCTTCCAGCGTGTGCTGGATGACGCTGGGCTGATCGCACCAAAGAACGGCACCGCAGTGTCCTTCGCTGATGCCAAGTCGATCGCCGACTCCATCGGTTACCCAGTTCTGGTCCGTCCTTCCTACGTGCTGGGTGGACGTGGCATGGAGATCGTGTACGACGAGGCCAACCTCGAGCGCTACATTGCCAACGCCACCGAAATCACCGTGGATCACCCGGTCCTGGTGGATCGCTTCCTCGAAGACGCCATCGAGATCGACGTTGACGCCCTGTACGACGGCACGGATCTGTACGTCGGCGGCATCATGGAGCACATCGAGGAAGCCGGAATTCACTCCGGTGACTCCGCCTGCACCCTGCCTCCGATCACCCTGGGCCCAGATGTTCGCGATCGCGTGAAGGCCGCAACCCTGGCCATCGCCGAAGGTGTGGGTGTGCGTGGTTTGATCAACATCCAGTTCGCACTGGCCAGCGACATCCTGTACGTGATCGAAGCTAACCCACGTGCTTCGCGCACCGTGCCGTTCACCTCCAAGGCCACCGGTGTGCAGCTCTCGAAGATCGCTGCCCTGATCGGCGTAGGCAAGACCCTGGCCGAACTGCGTGGCAACTACCTGCCAGCGGTTGGCGACGGCGCGCACCTTCCGGACTCGGCTCCGATCGCAGTCAAGGAAGCGGTTATGCCGTTCGCCCGTTTCCGCACTCCGCAGGGCAAGGTTGTCGACTCACTGCTCGGCCCAGAAATGCGTTCCACCGGCGAAGTGATGGGCATCGACAAGTACTTCGATACCGCCTTCGCTAAGTCGCAGGCCGCCGCGAATAACCCGCTGCCAACTTCCGGCAAGGTCTTCGTTTCGGTGACCAACCGCGACAAGCGTTCGATCGTGCTTCCGGTCAAGCACCTTTCGGATAACGGTTTTGAGATCATCTCCACCGGTGGCACCGCCGAGGTTCTGCGCCGCAACGGCATCCCTACCCAGGTCGTCGGCAAGCTGCATGAGGGCGGCGACTCGATCGTCGATCTGATCAACGCCGGCGAAATCGGTTTGATCTTGAACACCCCATCGGGCTCAGACGCACGTGGTGATGGTTATGAGATCCGTGCGGCCGCGACCTCCGTGGGCACCCCAGTGATCACCACGGTGGCAGAATTTGGTGCCTCGGTGCAGGCCATTGACGCGCTGCGTGAATACGCATGGGATGTCACCAGCTTGCAGAAGCACGAAGCCAACCTTTCGGCAGCTCGCAATGCCTAA
- the carA gene encoding glutamine-hydrolyzing carbamoyl-phosphate synthase small subunit, whose product MNSLSNLPAVLVLEDGRIFRGRSYGAVGTTLGEAVFTTGMTGYQETLTDPSYAHQIIVQTFPHVGNTGVNSEDPESTRMWAAGYVVRDAARRPSNWRSERTLDDDLKEYGIVGIRNVDTRALTRHLREAGAMKAGVFSGNDAAKSDAELIEIVKAQPSMAGRNISAEVSVDSAYIVEPADHGYAGAAKHTVAAIDLGMKSMTPQRLAERGLRVHVLPHDATLEDIKATGATGVFFSNGPGDPATATKQVELVRSVLDAGMPYFGICFGNQILGRALGFDTYKLRFGHRGINQPVMDKSTGRVEITSQNHGFAVDAPIEGQFTAPEARFGKVEVSHYSLNDQVVEGLSCLDIPAFSVQYHPEAASGPHDAAYLFDRFITALDSAAEKDSK is encoded by the coding sequence GTGAATTCCCTGAGCAACCTACCAGCCGTGTTGGTACTCGAAGATGGCCGCATCTTCCGCGGGCGCAGCTACGGCGCCGTGGGCACTACCCTGGGTGAAGCTGTCTTCACCACCGGCATGACCGGCTACCAGGAAACCCTGACTGACCCTTCCTACGCCCACCAGATCATCGTGCAGACTTTCCCGCACGTGGGTAACACCGGGGTGAACTCCGAAGACCCAGAGTCCACCCGCATGTGGGCTGCCGGTTATGTGGTGCGCGACGCCGCGCGCCGTCCGAGTAACTGGCGTAGCGAACGCACACTGGACGACGACCTCAAGGAGTACGGTATCGTCGGCATCCGCAATGTGGATACCCGTGCGCTGACCCGCCACCTGCGCGAGGCCGGTGCCATGAAGGCCGGCGTCTTCTCCGGCAACGACGCAGCTAAGTCAGATGCCGAGCTGATCGAGATCGTCAAGGCCCAGCCATCGATGGCCGGCCGCAACATCTCCGCCGAGGTCTCGGTGGATTCGGCCTACATCGTCGAACCAGCAGACCACGGCTACGCAGGCGCCGCCAAGCACACCGTCGCCGCGATCGACCTGGGAATGAAGTCGATGACCCCGCAGCGCCTGGCCGAACGCGGACTGCGCGTGCACGTGTTGCCTCACGATGCCACCCTGGAAGATATCAAGGCCACCGGCGCGACCGGAGTCTTCTTCTCCAACGGACCGGGCGACCCTGCCACCGCCACCAAGCAGGTGGAATTGGTCCGCTCGGTGCTGGATGCCGGCATGCCATACTTCGGCATCTGCTTCGGTAACCAGATCCTGGGCCGTGCCCTGGGCTTTGACACCTACAAGCTGCGCTTCGGGCACCGCGGTATCAACCAGCCGGTGATGGATAAGTCCACCGGCCGCGTAGAAATCACCAGCCAGAACCATGGCTTCGCCGTGGACGCCCCGATCGAGGGTCAGTTCACCGCCCCCGAGGCACGCTTTGGCAAGGTGGAAGTCTCGCACTACTCCCTGAACGACCAGGTCGTCGAGGGCCTGAGCTGCCTGGACATTCCAGCCTTCTCGGTCCAGTACCACCCAGAAGCCGCATCTGGCCCCCACGATGCCGCTTACCTCTTTGACCGCTTCATCACCGCGTTGGATTCCGCCGCAGAAAAGGACAGCAAGTAA
- a CDS encoding dihydroorotase: MNYLIQQAAILGEQAQDVLIVDGKIAQIGTIEASDDVQVIDAKNLVLLPGLVDTHTHLREPGREDAETVETGSQAAALGGYTAVHAMANSTPVADTAGVVEQVYELGRQAGWVDVRPVGAVTVGLAGQQLSEIGAMADSRAAVKMFSDDGICVWDPLLMRRALEYVKAFDGVIAQHAQEPRLTEGAQMNEGEVSSILGMPGWPAVAEESIIARDVLLAEHVGARLHVCHVSTAGSVEIIRWAKARGINVTAEVTPHHLLLTDEKVRSYDPVYKVNPPLRREADVQALRAGVADGTIDVIGTDHAPHPSESKDCEWGAAAMGMTGLETALSIVQHTLVDTGLLGWADVARITSSVPAQIGRVADQGRPIAVGEPANLTLIDPAARWVVDPSAMATKGRNSPFAGMELPGSVRATFFHGHATVLDGQLATPRVTHA; this comes from the coding sequence ATGAATTACTTGATCCAACAGGCCGCAATCCTTGGCGAGCAGGCCCAAGACGTGTTGATCGTCGACGGCAAGATCGCACAGATCGGCACCATCGAAGCCAGCGACGACGTCCAGGTGATCGACGCGAAGAATCTCGTGCTCCTACCTGGACTGGTCGACACCCACACCCACCTGCGTGAGCCGGGCCGCGAAGACGCTGAAACCGTCGAGACCGGCTCCCAGGCTGCAGCCCTCGGTGGTTATACCGCGGTGCACGCCATGGCCAACTCCACCCCGGTGGCCGATACCGCCGGCGTGGTAGAGCAGGTCTACGAATTAGGCCGCCAGGCCGGATGGGTTGATGTTCGCCCGGTCGGCGCTGTCACTGTGGGCCTGGCCGGACAGCAGCTGAGCGAAATCGGCGCCATGGCCGATTCGCGTGCTGCCGTCAAAATGTTCTCCGATGACGGCATCTGCGTCTGGGACCCACTGCTGATGCGTCGCGCCTTGGAATACGTCAAGGCCTTCGACGGGGTCATCGCCCAGCACGCCCAAGAACCACGGTTGACCGAGGGCGCACAGATGAACGAGGGCGAAGTCTCCTCCATTCTGGGCATGCCAGGCTGGCCTGCCGTAGCCGAAGAGTCGATCATCGCCCGCGACGTACTGCTGGCCGAACACGTCGGTGCCCGCCTGCACGTCTGCCACGTGTCCACCGCCGGTTCGGTGGAGATCATTCGCTGGGCCAAGGCCCGTGGCATCAACGTCACCGCCGAAGTCACCCCGCACCACCTATTGCTCACCGACGAAAAGGTCCGCAGCTACGACCCGGTGTACAAGGTCAACCCGCCACTGCGCCGCGAGGCAGATGTTCAGGCCCTGCGCGCCGGTGTCGCCGATGGCACCATCGACGTGATCGGCACCGACCACGCCCCGCACCCTTCCGAGTCCAAGGACTGCGAATGGGGAGCGGCCGCCATGGGCATGACCGGTTTGGAAACCGCATTGTCCATCGTCCAGCACACCCTGGTGGACACCGGGCTGCTGGGCTGGGCCGACGTGGCTCGCATTACCTCCAGCGTTCCAGCTCAGATCGGTCGCGTGGCCGATCAGGGCCGTCCGATCGCTGTGGGGGAGCCCGCGAACCTCACGCTCATCGATCCGGCAGCACGCTGGGTGGTAGACCCTTCGGCGATGGCCACCAAAGGACGCAATTCGCCGTTCGCCGGCATGGAATTGCCAGGCTCGGTGCGCGCGACCTTCTTCCACGGCCACGCCACCGTGCTCGATGGCCAGCTGGCAACCCCGCGGGTGACCCATGCCTGA
- a CDS encoding aspartate carbamoyltransferase catalytic subunit — protein MKHLLSTADLTREEAISILDIAEEMRESGTRAIKKLPALRGRTVVNLFFEDSTRTRISFEAAAKRLSADVINFSAKGSSVSKGESLKDTAQTLLAIGADAVVIRHPDSGAPARLAATDWIGLPIVNAGDGTHEHPTQALLDAFTLRRQVALRNVTNPVGQGLDGLKVAIVGDILHSRVARSNLWLLKTLGAEVTMVAPPTLLPVGAHAWPCTISYDLDAVIASGVDALMMLRVQGERMNAAYFPNPREYSRYWGLDDARLAQLDSSGAETLIMHPGPMNRGLEISSAAADSPRSTVLDQVTNGVAVRMASLYMLLSGDLI, from the coding sequence GTGAAACACCTGCTCTCCACCGCGGATCTGACCCGCGAAGAAGCAATCTCGATCCTCGACATCGCCGAAGAAATGCGCGAGTCCGGTACCCGCGCCATCAAGAAGCTCCCGGCCCTGCGCGGACGCACCGTGGTCAACCTCTTCTTCGAGGACTCCACCCGTACCCGCATCTCCTTTGAAGCGGCCGCCAAGCGCTTGAGCGCGGACGTGATCAACTTTTCCGCCAAGGGTTCGAGTGTCTCCAAGGGCGAATCCCTGAAGGACACCGCCCAAACCCTGCTGGCCATCGGCGCCGACGCAGTAGTCATCCGCCACCCAGACTCGGGTGCCCCGGCCAGACTTGCTGCCACCGATTGGATCGGCCTGCCCATCGTTAACGCAGGCGATGGCACCCACGAACACCCCACCCAGGCGCTGCTGGACGCATTCACCCTGCGCCGCCAGGTGGCACTACGCAATGTCACCAACCCAGTGGGCCAGGGCCTAGACGGACTAAAGGTCGCGATCGTCGGGGATATTTTGCATTCCCGCGTGGCCCGCTCCAACCTCTGGCTGCTCAAGACCCTGGGCGCAGAAGTGACCATGGTCGCCCCACCGACCCTGCTACCGGTCGGCGCGCACGCCTGGCCATGCACCATCAGCTACGACCTAGACGCAGTGATCGCGTCGGGCGTTGACGCGCTGATGATGTTGCGTGTGCAGGGCGAACGCATGAACGCGGCCTACTTCCCAAATCCGCGCGAATACTCGCGCTACTGGGGCCTGGATGATGCCCGCCTGGCCCAGTTGGATTCCAGCGGTGCCGAAACCCTGATCATGCACCCGGGTCCGATGAACCGCGGACTAGAAATCTCCTCGGCAGCCGCTGACTCACCGCGTTCCACCGTGCTCGACCAGGTCACCAACGGCGTAGCCGTGCGAATGGCCAGCTTGTACATGCTCCTCTCCGGCGACCTGATCTGA
- the pyrR gene encoding bifunctional pyr operon transcriptional regulator/uracil phosphoribosyltransferase PyrR, with the protein MNENSVPDVSRTVLTGDDIDRVLTRVAFEIIEANKGTDDLVLLGIPSRGFPLAQRLAKRIAATAPGDLDPNALVGQLDITMYRDDLRHSTTRTPAPTRLPAGGIDGKVVVLVDDVLYSGRTIRAALDALADWGRPRIVRLAVLVDRGHRELPIRADHVGKNLPTAKSEKVRVHLAEIDGTNEVMIEGIA; encoded by the coding sequence ATGAATGAAAATTCAGTGCCAGATGTGTCGCGCACGGTACTTACCGGCGATGACATCGATCGTGTACTCACTCGCGTGGCTTTCGAAATTATTGAGGCCAACAAGGGCACAGATGACCTGGTCCTCTTGGGCATTCCCAGCCGTGGCTTCCCACTGGCTCAGCGCCTCGCCAAGCGCATCGCGGCAACAGCTCCCGGCGACCTTGACCCCAATGCTCTGGTCGGTCAACTCGACATCACCATGTACCGGGACGATCTACGCCACTCCACCACACGCACCCCGGCTCCCACACGCCTTCCCGCCGGCGGGATCGACGGCAAAGTTGTGGTGCTCGTTGACGACGTGCTCTACTCCGGTCGCACTATTCGCGCCGCACTAGACGCCCTCGCCGACTGGGGACGCCCCCGCATCGTCCGACTCGCCGTGCTCGTCGACCGCGGCCACCGAGAACTACCGATCCGTGCCGATCATGTGGGCAAAAACCTCCCCACCGCAAAAAGCGAAAAGGTGCGAGTGCACCTGGCAGAAATTGATGGAACCAACGAAGTGATGATCGAAGGCATAGCGTGA